The Desulfatiglans sp. sequence CCGGCCATTAATCCGCTTAAGGGTTAATAGTTTTTAAATTCTTGAACCCTGCAATGTCATAAACATTTGCAGCAATGAGAATGCTTGATAAAAAAACCCGCAGGTTTTAGCCTGCGGGTTTTTTTATCAAATGCAGTAAATCAGATTAAGGTTTAATCTATTTTCGGCATACCTTTCATTTCCATATAACCCATTGTCTGGTATTTCCCATTAAAATAGGGAGACAACTGAAGGGCGCTGAACATCATGGGTTTGGTCAGCCTCTTGATATCGCAGGGGTTATGCTCCAGCCCGGCAGGGATATAAAGGACCGTTGCCTTGGTGATAACATGTCTTTCATACTCCGGCCCCATGAAGTACTCGATCTCTCCATCAAATGAGCCAACAAGGTCTGGCAGTTCCGCCCCCAGGAAAAACAGGTATTCATCTGTATCATGATGATGTGATTCAAGCTCAAGCCTGTAGGGCTTTGTAAACATCTGCCACCCCATGTTTATCTTTGCGCCGGGGAGATCACTGTCACCCCTGAAATATGCCTGGGGACCTGCCACTACATCAGTAATGGTATTCTCCCTGAGCCTTGTGCTGAACAGATGATCATACTTTGTGCCATTTGTACCCGTTGGCCAGGGCGGGGGATTTCTAAAAAATGGGGAATCTTTTTTCTTTGCCTCCTGCGCTTCGGCTATTACCGGGGCGCCCAGTTGAATCAGGGCGCTCGCTATTGCTGCACCGGCAGCCCCTGCGGTAACTCCCTTGAAAAAATCTCTTCTGCCTTCATCCACTTCATTCACTTTTTTTGAACTCATGCTTTTCTCCTTTCAAAAGGTATGGTTTTGTTGGTTTATATGCACTCTTTTACCGGTAATTCTCCATCTATGCAAGAAGTTCCTGAAAATAACTTAAACTATTATGGCAGACACAAAAATAATGATAGGGGTAAAATGATGAGGAGGACTCTATATTCAGGGCAAGCTTATCTGAGCTACCTTGTCTTAAAATATTTTGCCGAGTCGATCAGTTCATTCAGGTTTTGGCGAAGCATGGTAATTTTATAAGTATCAGGCCCATTTTTAATAATATTTTCCAGTAGCCACTGTTCATAATCATTCAGCGCTGTTAATGCAGTCTCCCCTTTTTCCTGTATGTTCTTTATCTTCTCACTTATTACATCAAACATCTCATTGATAACATCAGCTTCCTGAAGCAGAAAATCGCCTTTCCTGAGTCTTATCCTGTTATCAAGGTTTCCATTGCATACATCCCTGAATATTAGGTCAAACCTGTAAAGCGGGCCAATAAAGCGGCTGAAGGTTCTTATTGAATGGAGCCCTATAACACATATAAGTGCAATAATTACCGGCCACACACGATAATGGAGCATCAGTATATTTTCCGCTGCAACAGCGCGTACCTCTATACTTAAACTCTGATCATTCATGCGTATGATATCAGGGACAAATAAAACTGAAATCAGCACTCCGGTGATAATGATGATGTAGATCAGTATTAAGGCAAGAAGCCTGTACTGGTGTGATTTATTAATAATCCTGTAGGGATTTCTTTTATACTTTTGTGTCATGGCGCCCCCGTTGCAGAGCCGGGTATTGGAAAGGTGATGGTAAATTTTGTTCCCCTTCCAACCTCACTCTCAAGCCCTATTGTTGCCTTGTGGTGGTGAAGTATAGCCTGAATAACAGCCATTCCCAAACCGGTACCCTTGTCTGGTGATTTTGTAGTAAAAAAAGGATCAAAGATACGTTCATGCAGTTCTTTGGGAATGCCGCACCCGTTATCTTCGATTGACAGGTAAACATTATCTGCTGATGAGCATGTACTGATAACTACCCTGCGATTATCAGGTTCATTCCCTTCAAGCGCATGGATGGCATTCACTAAAAGGTTAGAGACAACCTGCTGCAGCTCCTGACCGTCACCAGTTATAAAAGGAAGATTCTCCTCAATCCTTATGACGCATTCAACCTTTTTCATTAGAAGCTCATGTTCCATCAGTTCATATATCTGCCTTACAGTATCATTTATAGAGACCTTCTCTTTGATCCTTTTTGATTGTGATGAGAAGGATCTGAACCTTTCAAGAATAGAGTTAAGCCTTTCCACTGCCTTAAGAACATTTGTCAATCTATCCTTTCTATTATTTTCATCCTGCACCTCAAGCAAAGCAAGTTCTATATTTCCATATATCGCTGTGAGAGGTTGTTTTATTTCATGCATAATGCCGGCAGCCATCTGCCCCATAGTACTTAACCTGGCTGCCCTTGTAAGAAGCTCCTGCCCGGCCTTTAATCTGGCGCTCATCTCATTAAAATCATTGCCAAGGCTCTCAAACTCATCCCCGCTTTTTATAATAACCCTGTGACCCAAAGAATCTTCGGATATCTTTCTGGTTGCCTTTTTCAGTATCTCTATGGGCACTGTAACTTTCCTGATAAGATTGATGCTTAAAAATATTACCAGCCCCAGTGTGCAGGCTATGGTCAAGATGTAAAAATATCTGGATTTAAGCATGGGGGCAAGGGCATCTGATCTTAATTCACTCAGGACTATTATCCATTCCTGTACATAGAAGTTTGGTTTAAGAAACAGTGATGAATAACCTGCAAGATAGTCATTGCCATTATTCTGCCACTGGAACTGGCCTGATGTTGATTCAAGCAGATCCTTTATGATTTGTTGAGAAATAGATGGAATTTTTTTCATTGAATTGAGTAATAAAAAATTTGACCTGTCGATTACATATATTTCGGTCAGAGGCGGTTTTCTATCAATAACCTCCTGGATATATGCATGGTTTATTTTTCCAATCAGGAGATTGGGTTCAACTGCATTACTCTTAACAGCAATGCACATTAACAGATCATAAGATGTATTTTCATATCCCTGAATAGAGAGAAGTGTCTTACCAGACTCAAGATGGCCCAATTCTTCATTTGTTAGTTTTACAGGGCTCTTAATAGTTCCATAGATGTTTTTGATTTTTCCATCATGAAGCAGGGCAAGCGCATTAAATCTACCCTCTACCCTTTCAAAGGAAAGGCTGTCCCAA is a genomic window containing:
- a CDS encoding HAMP domain-containing protein, translated to MAIAINSFKTRVARRIFILFLICAILPVSVFAILSFIHVRNSLVNQRSEALQKESKSLATSLYEKLEFLRSELSFLTGYYSANPDGLNANWDSLSFERVEGRFNALALLHDGKIKNIYGTIKSPVKLTNEELGHLESGKTLLSIQGYENTSYDLLMCIAVKSNAVEPNLLIGKINHAYIQEVIDRKPPLTEIYVIDRSNFLLLNSMKKIPSISQQIIKDLLESTSGQFQWQNNGNDYLAGYSSLFLKPNFYVQEWIIVLSELRSDALAPMLKSRYFYILTIACTLGLVIFLSINLIRKVTVPIEILKKATRKISEDSLGHRVIIKSGDEFESLGNDFNEMSARLKAGQELLTRAARLSTMGQMAAGIMHEIKQPLTAIYGNIELALLEVQDENNRKDRLTNVLKAVERLNSILERFRSFSSQSKRIKEKVSINDTVRQIYELMEHELLMKKVECVIRIEENLPFITGDGQELQQVVSNLLVNAIHALEGNEPDNRRVVISTCSSADNVYLSIEDNGCGIPKELHERIFDPFFTTKSPDKGTGLGMAVIQAILHHHKATIGLESEVGRGTKFTITFPIPGSATGAP